In Toxoplasma gondii ME49 chromosome VIII, whole genome shotgun sequence, a single genomic region encodes these proteins:
- a CDS encoding hypothetical protein (encoded by transcript TGME49_230605): MIPQKVKVSDGDERDRILAQVRKSFQVVEYIIRQSTQQLLVVLDSATAPNVLAIEDISFEVLTLICEENEATFRCLTSEEDIWDFIDEKLPEEWDSVRGPQVAETAPETVVYFINHWSRFVYLALSFIYEKQIDKVEKEAVDAERDGSITALSGDWKPRKEYHGEKHISLLFHVLGVDTIVLDYFPSSDMDLPSSITTWQSLVPAKRILGPYIRRFLQNLCVFFGLELEGMRQAIVENYTETKDKLKRCYSFNSLADYTVDSIRRRIFAHKRSAPDSLANRKKRMVTIMTFYCDDFWDTDSVVAVNRITELMDLLEKVVTFSASTTIFLCGDICTVLLAFLFDGKVEVHSKAHDRDESLRSDDFDEGNNRYESSGACFAKADFVLPHVDRAAMVEGRLHAGEGTEAMPSEVLVSCSDTGEASPGKATTAKKSEERFASRTSPSVTPHNMEGRQSSSIRRPQVEKSSRGRRGLVLMRKFPGWSKYAAIVAEAFKRILSTGKLSPTC; encoded by the coding sequence ATGATTCCGCAGAAGGTTAAGGTTTCCGAtggcgacgagagagacagaattCTCGCGCAAGTCCGAAAATCCTTCCAAGTCGTCGAATACATCATCAGACAATCGACACAACAGCTGCTTGTTGTTCTCGATAGCGCAACAGCGCCGAATGTCCTAGCAATTGAGGACATTTCTTTTGAGGTGCTCACCCTAATATGTGAAGAGAATGAAGCGACCTTTCGATGCCTAACTTCCGAGGAGGATATTTGGGACTTCATTGATGAAAAACTTCCAGAGGAATGGGATTCAGTGAGAGGACCGCAGGTGGCAGAGACGGCCCCGGAGACAGTGGTGTACTTCATCAATCACTGGTCACGATTCGTATATCTAGCTCTGTCATTCATTTACGAGAAGCAAATTGAcaaagtcgagaaagaggctGTTGACGCAGAGAGGGATGGCAGTATCACTGCACTGTCAGGAGACTGGAAGCCTCGAAAAGAATACcacggagaaaaacacatCTCTTTGTTGTTTCATGTACTAGGAGTTGACACGATTGTCCTCGACTACTTCCCCTCAAGTGATATGGACTTGCCGTCGTCCATCACCACCTGGCAGTCATTAGTGCCAGCTAAGCGAATACTGGGACCCTACATCCGCCGCTTTCTGCAGAACCTCTGCGTGTTCTTTGGCCTGGAGCTAGAGGGCATGCGACAGGCAATAGTGGAGAACTATACAGAGACAAAAGATAAGTTAAAGCGGTGCTACTCGTTCAACTCGCTGGCTGACTATACTGTAGACTCCATTAGGCGCCGAATCTTCGCACACAAACGATCGGCGCCAGATTCGCTAGCAAATCGGAAAAAGCGAATGGTAACCATCATGACATTCTACTGTGATGATTTCTGGGATACCGATTCAGTAGTTGCCGTGAACCGAATAACGGAGTTAATGGATCTCCTTGAGAAAGTGGTTaccttctctgcgtcgacgaCCATTTTCCTCTGTGGAGATATCTGCACAGTTTTGCTAGCGTTCCTGTTCGACGGCAAAGTAGAGGTTCACTCGAAGGCTCATGACAGAGATGAATCGCTACGGTCCGACGACTTCGATGAGGGCAACAACCGCTATGAAAGCTCAGGGGCTTGCTTTGCTAAAGCGGATTTCGTGCTCCCGCACGTAGATAGGGCAGCGATGGTGGAAGGACGTCTTCACGCTGGCGAGGGGACAGAAGCGATGCCCTCGGAAGTACTGGTGTCTTGTTCAGACACCGGAGAAGCGTCACCAGGGAAGGCAACTACGGCaaaaaagagcgaagaacgaTTCGCAAGCAGAACCTCTCCGTCCGTCACGCCACACAACATGGAGGGTCGTCAGAGCTCGTCCATCAGGCGGCCACAAGTTGAAAAATCCAGTCGTGGACGTCGTGGTCTTGTGTTGATGCGAAAGTTCCCCGGATGGTCGAAATACGCAGCCATCGTAGCGGAAGCATTCAAACGTATATTGTCTACTGGTAAGCTCTCCCCAACTTGTTAG